The Aeromicrobium senzhongii genome includes a window with the following:
- a CDS encoding sugar ABC transporter permease, which translates to MSHADRADERLVQDTSPRAMVGTLVRRLKSGDLGMIPVVIGLVVIWIVFYAMNPRFLSSRNLVELSLDSATIGMISVGIVLVLLLGEIDLSVGSVSGLSGAVLAVLLVYQDWPLLASILSALCVGLLIGAFYGLLFTRFGVPSFVITLAGLLAFLGAQLNVLGSRGTVNLPGDSALIDFANFTFLPPWLSYVLAVAVGLAYLLARLRTLRRRAAANLSTPSLRWIVVRAVLIVAAVAGVAWYLNIDRGFGALPLLWVGVIIVMDFLLRRTTWGRHVFAVGGNEEASRRAGVAVNKVYISVFALCSMFAALGGVLAAGRLQAVSQSSGGTDTNLMAIAAAVIGGTSLFGGRGSVYSALFGMLVLQSITSGLNLVGVDAYVRYMVTGAVLLLAVTIDSLARQARKSSGSG; encoded by the coding sequence ATGAGCCACGCCGACCGCGCCGACGAGCGCCTCGTCCAGGACACGTCGCCCCGGGCGATGGTGGGCACCCTCGTGCGTCGACTGAAGTCCGGTGACCTCGGGATGATCCCGGTCGTCATCGGGCTCGTCGTCATCTGGATCGTCTTCTACGCGATGAACCCCCGGTTCCTCTCGTCACGCAACCTCGTCGAGCTGAGCCTGGACTCGGCCACGATCGGCATGATCTCCGTGGGCATCGTGCTGGTGCTGCTCCTGGGGGAGATCGACCTGTCGGTGGGATCGGTCTCCGGACTGTCCGGTGCCGTCCTGGCGGTCCTGCTGGTCTACCAGGACTGGCCGCTGCTGGCGTCGATCCTCTCGGCCCTGTGTGTGGGACTGCTGATCGGCGCGTTCTACGGCTTGCTCTTCACCCGGTTCGGGGTGCCGAGCTTCGTGATCACGCTCGCGGGCCTGCTGGCCTTCCTCGGCGCGCAGCTGAACGTGCTCGGCTCACGCGGCACGGTCAACCTGCCCGGGGACTCGGCGCTGATCGACTTCGCGAACTTCACCTTCCTGCCGCCGTGGCTGTCGTACGTGCTCGCTGTCGCGGTGGGGCTGGCCTACCTGCTCGCCCGGCTGCGGACGCTGCGCCGCCGTGCCGCGGCCAACCTCTCGACCCCGAGTCTGAGATGGATCGTCGTGCGGGCCGTCCTGATCGTCGCCGCCGTCGCGGGCGTGGCGTGGTACCTCAACATCGACCGCGGGTTCGGTGCCCTGCCGCTGCTGTGGGTGGGCGTCATCATCGTGATGGACTTCCTGCTGCGGCGCACCACGTGGGGCCGGCACGTGTTCGCGGTCGGCGGCAACGAGGAGGCGTCGCGACGTGCGGGTGTCGCGGTGAACAAGGTCTACATCTCGGTGTTCGCCCTGTGCTCGATGTTCGCGGCCCTCGGCGGCGTGCTGGCGGCCGGCCGGCTGCAGGCGGTCAGCCAGAGCAGCGGAGGCACCGACACCAACCTGATGGCGATCGCCGCCGCGGTCATCGGCGGTACGAGCCTGTTCGGCGGTCGCGGGTCGGTGTACTCGGCGCTGTTCGGGATGCTCGTGCTGCAGTCCATCACGAGCGGGCTCAACCTGGTCGGGGTCGACGCCTACGTGCGCTACATGGTCACCGGCGCGGTGCTGTTGCTGGCCGTCACCATCGACTCGCTCGCGCGGCAGGCCCGCAAGAGCAGCGGCAGCGGATGA
- a CDS encoding substrate-binding domain-containing protein yields the protein MNTFSRVAVVTATLTIGLGALSACGANDDGGDDGGGGGDKEKKIALLLPETKTTRYESFDKPLFEAAVKKMCDTCTVEYLNADQDASKQQQQAQSAITNGAKVLVLDPVDGKAATTIVKSAQSSKVPVVAYDRFIEGADYYVSFDNERVGQMQAEALVKATGDQGDILMLNGSPTDPNAAQFKEGAHSVLDKSNLKIVAEYDNPDWSPDNAQKFTSSQFNKIEPQDLAGVYAANDGQAGGVFAAFKAAGVAKIPPITGQDAELAAIQRIIAGDQYMTVYKPIRREAEKAAQLATDLANSVDIAGTEDVDGVASFILDPIVVEKDNIDDTIVKDGFYTVEDICTPEYADACKAAGLS from the coding sequence GTGAACACCTTCTCTCGCGTCGCCGTGGTGACGGCGACCCTCACGATCGGCCTGGGCGCACTGTCCGCGTGCGGTGCCAACGACGACGGCGGTGACGACGGTGGCGGCGGTGGCGACAAGGAGAAGAAGATCGCCCTGCTGCTCCCCGAGACCAAGACGACGCGCTACGAGAGCTTCGACAAGCCGCTCTTCGAGGCCGCGGTCAAGAAGATGTGTGACACGTGCACGGTCGAGTACCTCAACGCCGACCAGGACGCGTCCAAGCAGCAGCAGCAGGCTCAGTCCGCCATCACCAACGGCGCGAAGGTCCTGGTCCTGGATCCGGTCGACGGCAAGGCCGCCACCACGATCGTGAAGTCGGCGCAGAGCTCGAAGGTGCCGGTCGTCGCGTACGACCGCTTCATCGAGGGTGCCGACTACTACGTCTCCTTCGACAACGAGCGGGTCGGCCAGATGCAGGCCGAGGCGCTCGTCAAGGCCACCGGCGACCAGGGCGACATCCTCATGTTGAACGGCTCGCCGACCGACCCCAACGCCGCGCAGTTCAAGGAAGGCGCCCACTCGGTCCTGGACAAGAGCAACCTCAAGATCGTCGCCGAGTACGACAACCCCGACTGGAGCCCGGACAACGCCCAGAAGTTCACCAGCTCGCAGTTCAACAAGATCGAGCCCCAGGACCTGGCGGGGGTCTACGCCGCCAACGACGGCCAGGCCGGCGGCGTGTTCGCCGCCTTCAAGGCCGCCGGGGTCGCGAAGATCCCGCCGATCACCGGTCAGGACGCCGAGTTGGCGGCCATCCAGCGGATCATCGCGGGCGATCAGTACATGACCGTCTACAAGCCGATCCGCCGGGAGGCCGAGAAGGCCGCCCAGCTCGCCACCGACCTGGCCAACAGTGTCGACATCGCCGGAACCGAGGACGTGGACGGCGTCGCGTCGTTCATCCTGGACCCGATCGTGGTCGAGAAGGACAACATCGACGACACGATCGTGAAGGACGGCTTCTACACCGTCGAGGACATCTGCACTCCCGAGTACGCCGACGCCTGCAAGGCGGCCGGCCTGTCGTGA
- a CDS encoding ATP-binding cassette domain-containing protein: MTSPVLSLRGVGKRFGAVQALTDVDFDVRPGEVVALVGDNGAGKSTLVKIISGVYGADSGTIELEGREVQIHGPKSAQELGIATVFQDLALADNLDVVANLFLGQETTAVGVLDEEAMESRSWELLRQLSAKIPSVRIPIAGLSGGQRQTVAIARSLVGDPKIVMLDEPTAALGVAQTAEVLNLVERLRESGLAVVLITHNMADVQAVADRIYVLRLGRNAAEFRIDDVTTEQLVAAITGASDNVVAARRARAEGAAVPLIPPTDLPTEDEA, translated from the coding sequence ATGACCAGTCCCGTGTTGTCCCTGCGAGGCGTCGGCAAGCGCTTCGGCGCCGTGCAGGCCCTCACCGATGTCGACTTCGATGTCCGTCCGGGCGAGGTCGTCGCCCTCGTCGGCGACAACGGCGCCGGCAAGTCCACCCTCGTCAAGATCATCTCCGGCGTGTACGGCGCCGACTCCGGCACGATCGAGCTCGAGGGCCGCGAGGTCCAGATCCACGGTCCGAAGTCGGCCCAGGAACTCGGCATCGCCACGGTCTTCCAGGACCTGGCCCTGGCCGACAACCTCGACGTCGTCGCCAACCTCTTCCTCGGCCAGGAGACGACCGCGGTGGGCGTCCTGGACGAGGAGGCGATGGAGTCGCGCAGCTGGGAGCTGCTCCGCCAGCTCTCGGCCAAGATCCCGTCCGTCCGGATCCCCATCGCCGGCCTGTCCGGTGGTCAGCGACAGACCGTCGCGATCGCCCGCAGCCTGGTCGGCGACCCGAAGATCGTCATGCTCGACGAACCCACGGCCGCGCTCGGCGTCGCCCAGACGGCCGAGGTGCTCAACCTGGTCGAGCGGCTCCGTGAGTCCGGGCTGGCCGTCGTGCTCATCACCCACAACATGGCCGACGTCCAGGCCGTGGCCGATCGGATCTACGTCCTGCGGCTGGGCCGCAACGCCGCGGAGTTCCGCATCGACGACGTCACGACCGAACAGCTGGTCGCGGCCATCACCGGGGCCTCCGACAACGTCGTCGCCGCGCGGCGTGCCCGCGCCGAGGGCGCCGCCGTCCCGCTGATTCCCCCCACCGACCTGCCGACGGAGGACGAAGCATGA
- a CDS encoding ABC transporter ATP-binding protein: protein MRTETDVVVDHLTKQFGSVKAVDDLSFTVRPGAVTGFLGPNGAGKTTTLRMLLGLVRPSGGRALIGGRRYEDIKQPGAVVGAALEASSFHPGRTGLDHLRVYAPQVGASDARCHELLELVGMTDAAKRRVGGYSMGMRQRLGLAYALLGDPDVILLDEPANGLDPQGIVWLRHLLRAFADEGRTVLVSSHVLSEVQHTVDDVVIISHGRLVHASPLQGLHALVESRVRIAGPAPERIAALAAERGWRHEPVAGGVDVVNVSAAEVGAAAFAAGIEVHQLADVGVGLEDVFLRLTSSPDAPASRGGVAA from the coding sequence ATGCGAACTGAGACCGACGTCGTCGTCGATCACCTGACCAAACAGTTCGGCTCCGTCAAGGCCGTGGATGACCTCAGCTTCACCGTCCGCCCCGGCGCCGTGACCGGATTCCTCGGTCCGAACGGAGCCGGCAAGACCACCACGCTGCGGATGCTGCTGGGACTCGTGCGGCCCTCCGGAGGGCGCGCCCTCATCGGCGGCCGGCGCTACGAGGACATCAAGCAGCCCGGAGCCGTCGTCGGAGCCGCGTTGGAGGCCTCGAGCTTCCATCCCGGCCGGACCGGACTGGACCACCTGCGCGTGTACGCGCCGCAGGTCGGAGCCAGTGACGCGCGCTGCCACGAGCTGCTCGAGCTGGTCGGCATGACCGACGCGGCCAAGCGCCGCGTCGGCGGCTACTCCATGGGCATGCGGCAGCGGCTGGGCCTGGCCTACGCGCTGCTCGGCGATCCGGACGTGATCTTGCTGGACGAGCCGGCGAACGGTCTGGACCCGCAGGGCATCGTCTGGCTGCGCCACCTGCTGCGCGCCTTCGCCGACGAGGGCCGCACGGTGCTGGTCTCGAGCCACGTGCTCAGCGAGGTCCAGCACACCGTCGACGACGTCGTGATCATCTCCCACGGCCGCTTGGTGCACGCCTCGCCGCTGCAGGGCCTGCACGCCCTGGTCGAGTCGCGCGTCCGGATCGCCGGTCCGGCGCCCGAGCGGATCGCGGCCCTGGCCGCCGAGCGAGGGTGGCGCCACGAGCCCGTGGCCGGGGGCGTCGACGTCGTCAACGTGTCCGCCGCCGAGGTCGGTGCCGCGGCGTTCGCGGCTGGCATCGAGGTGCACCAGCTGGCGGACGTCGGCGTCGGTCTCGAGGACGTCTTCCTGCGCCTGACCTCCAGTCCCGACGCCCCGGCGTCGCGAGGGGGTGTCGCGGCATGA
- a CDS encoding ROK family transcriptional regulator, with protein sequence MPTAPRTTAALRASNQRRVVRVVREAGGLSQAQIARRTHLAPATVSGIIRELVDAGFLHSEAGSGRRGATVTVSPGAGVVAGVDFGHSHLQVAVADLAGRIRAARAVPLAPDAPSDDALGLAREMVDALLGDGNLTHDDLRAVGMAIPAPIGRDGVIDSGSILPGWVGVDARSAAEKTFECPVVVDNDANLSALAEWTRGAGRGHEDLVYIKIASGVGCGLVLGGRVHHGGLGTAGELGHLTMDESGPLCRCGSRGCLEAYVGGSALIAQFAPMGGELDVPGFVERALHGDQGARRLIEDAGRHLGEAVATVANLLGPEVVVIGGELAVAGDLLLDEVRASMRRHALTPVARQVRVTVSELDERPSCVGSVLLALDAVELPR encoded by the coding sequence ATGCCGACCGCCCCCCGGACCACCGCCGCCCTGCGCGCCTCGAACCAGCGCCGCGTCGTGCGCGTCGTGCGCGAGGCCGGCGGGCTCAGCCAGGCCCAGATCGCGCGTCGCACGCACCTGGCGCCCGCGACGGTCTCGGGCATCATCCGCGAGTTGGTGGACGCGGGCTTCCTGCACTCCGAGGCAGGCTCGGGCCGCCGGGGCGCGACCGTGACCGTCTCCCCCGGCGCGGGGGTCGTGGCCGGCGTCGACTTCGGCCACTCCCACCTGCAGGTCGCGGTGGCCGACCTCGCCGGGCGCATCCGTGCGGCGCGCGCCGTGCCCCTGGCTCCGGACGCACCGAGCGACGACGCCCTGGGCCTCGCCCGGGAGATGGTCGACGCGCTGCTCGGCGACGGCAACCTCACCCATGACGACCTGCGAGCGGTCGGGATGGCCATCCCCGCGCCCATCGGACGCGACGGCGTCATCGACTCCGGCTCGATCCTGCCCGGGTGGGTCGGCGTCGACGCGCGGTCCGCCGCCGAGAAGACCTTCGAGTGCCCCGTCGTCGTGGACAACGACGCGAACCTCAGCGCCCTGGCCGAATGGACGCGCGGTGCGGGGCGCGGCCACGAGGACCTCGTCTACATCAAGATCGCGTCCGGCGTCGGCTGCGGGCTGGTCCTCGGCGGCCGCGTCCACCACGGCGGCCTGGGCACGGCCGGCGAGCTGGGCCACCTCACGATGGACGAGTCCGGGCCCCTGTGCCGGTGCGGCAGCCGCGGCTGTCTCGAGGCCTACGTCGGCGGGTCCGCGCTGATCGCCCAGTTCGCCCCCATGGGCGGCGAGCTCGACGTGCCCGGCTTCGTCGAGAGGGCGCTGCACGGCGACCAGGGCGCACGTCGACTGATCGAGGATGCGGGCCGGCACCTGGGCGAGGCCGTCGCGACGGTCGCCAACCTGCTCGGGCCCGAAGTGGTCGTGATCGGCGGCGAGCTGGCGGTGGCCGGGGACCTCCTGCTCGACGAGGTCCGGGCCTCCATGCGCCGCCACGCGCTGACTCCGGTCGCCCGCCAGGTCCGCGTCACGGTCTCCGAGCTGGACGAGCGGCCCTCCTGCGTCGGCAGCGTGCTGCTGGCGCTGGACGCCGTCGAGCTGCCCCGCTGA
- a CDS encoding ABC transporter permease subunit, translating to MSTAIKAELRKLFSTRLWWLLALVLVAYLVFIAVVISFSFTVDMGDDSVGMPVGEELARVVYSLTSPIGYVFPLIVGSLLFTGEFRHKTITASLLAQPNRSVLMAAKLVAAVVVGLIYGVIGTLSTVAGAAPVLAWRGDGAYLGAESVLVLLGMSVLVMTIWAVLGTAIGSVLTNQVAAIIVILAFTQFVEPIARVALGAWDATSEVAKYLPGAAADAVLGSSFFAQDTTTDLLSRGPGAIVLLAYVVVFVLLGRFVTLRRDIG from the coding sequence ATGAGCACTGCGATCAAGGCAGAGCTGCGGAAGCTCTTCAGCACCCGTCTGTGGTGGCTGCTGGCCCTCGTGCTGGTGGCGTACCTCGTGTTCATCGCCGTGGTGATCTCGTTCTCGTTCACCGTCGACATGGGCGACGACTCGGTGGGCATGCCGGTGGGTGAGGAGCTGGCGCGCGTCGTCTACTCGCTCACCAGCCCGATCGGCTACGTCTTCCCGCTCATCGTGGGCAGCCTGCTGTTCACCGGCGAGTTCCGGCACAAGACCATCACCGCGTCCCTGCTGGCCCAGCCGAACCGGTCGGTGCTGATGGCCGCCAAGCTGGTCGCGGCCGTCGTGGTCGGCCTGATCTACGGCGTCATCGGGACGCTGTCGACCGTCGCCGGGGCGGCTCCCGTGCTCGCGTGGCGCGGTGACGGTGCCTACCTGGGCGCCGAGAGCGTGCTGGTCCTGCTGGGCATGTCGGTCCTGGTCATGACGATCTGGGCCGTCCTGGGCACCGCGATCGGCAGCGTCCTGACGAACCAGGTCGCCGCGATCATCGTGATCCTGGCGTTCACCCAGTTCGTCGAGCCGATCGCGCGCGTCGCGCTCGGTGCCTGGGACGCGACGTCCGAGGTGGCCAAGTACCTGCCGGGCGCGGCAGCCGATGCCGTCCTGGGGTCGAGCTTCTTCGCCCAGGACACCACGACGGATCTGCTCTCGCGTGGGCCCGGGGCGATCGTGCTGCTGGCCTACGTCGTGGTGTTCGTGCTGCTGGGCCGCTTCGTGACCCTGCGTCGCGACATCGGCTGA